Proteins co-encoded in one Planctomycetaceae bacterium genomic window:
- the sufD gene encoding Fe-S cluster assembly protein SufD — MAVAAVNFDRVGFSREVFEEFLAARDEAGWITDARREAFTVYQEMLERELDPEEFKRVDLRTFNASKFRPVRTVADESGINTLLADETEYGGSIVHMDGEFVRSGASEEIAASGVLFGDLQTLLTEHRELLEPYFMKQAVRPDCDRFSAWHAAFWTSGTLLYVPAGVELLLPLHSLIAHGTNGVAEFSHTLVILEDDSRATLLEETTSASDSTAGLHVGCVELIVGKNANLRYVQLQNWNQKTWHLAHQAGNVDSNGSLQWTVVGLGSRLSHIHQDVNLNGRAASAEVNGVTFTSDRQKISYYTQQHHRQQGTHSDLLYKEVLRDESRVIWRGMIKVDPAAQKTDGYQRSDALMLSRDARCDSIPGLQIEADDVRCTHGATTGRVDREQIFYAESRGIREKEAMHMIVEGFFQQIYDRIPIEVVRETLSRTVQGKLGIETVTAL; from the coding sequence ATGGCAGTCGCAGCAGTTAATTTCGACCGTGTCGGGTTCAGCCGCGAAGTATTCGAGGAGTTTCTGGCGGCGCGCGATGAAGCGGGGTGGATCACGGATGCCCGTCGGGAAGCGTTCACCGTCTATCAGGAAATGCTGGAACGGGAACTGGATCCGGAAGAATTCAAACGCGTGGATCTGCGGACGTTCAATGCGTCGAAGTTTCGGCCGGTCAGGACTGTCGCCGATGAATCCGGAATTAATACGCTTCTGGCGGATGAGACTGAGTACGGCGGCAGCATCGTTCATATGGACGGTGAATTTGTGCGATCCGGTGCGTCCGAAGAAATCGCGGCCAGCGGTGTGCTGTTTGGTGATCTGCAGACACTATTGACGGAGCATCGTGAACTTCTTGAGCCTTACTTTATGAAGCAGGCCGTCCGGCCGGACTGCGACCGCTTTTCCGCGTGGCACGCCGCCTTCTGGACCAGTGGTACGCTGTTGTACGTTCCTGCCGGCGTCGAACTGCTGCTGCCGCTGCACAGCCTGATCGCTCACGGTACGAATGGAGTCGCGGAGTTCAGCCACACGCTTGTTATTCTGGAGGACGATTCCCGGGCGACATTGCTGGAAGAGACAACGTCGGCCAGTGACAGCACTGCCGGCCTGCATGTCGGATGTGTGGAACTGATTGTCGGGAAAAACGCCAACCTGCGCTATGTTCAGCTGCAGAACTGGAATCAAAAGACCTGGCATCTCGCTCACCAGGCTGGCAACGTGGACAGCAACGGTTCGCTGCAGTGGACCGTCGTTGGCCTCGGCAGCAGACTCAGCCACATCCACCAGGACGTGAATCTGAACGGCCGGGCAGCCAGTGCGGAAGTCAACGGAGTAACATTCACCAGCGATCGGCAGAAGATCAGCTATTACACACAGCAGCACCATCGACAACAGGGGACGCACAGTGACCTGCTGTATAAGGAAGTGCTGCGGGACGAATCCCGCGTAATCTGGAGGGGAATGATCAAAGTCGATCCGGCGGCACAGAAAACTGACGGCTACCAGCGCAGTGACGCACTGATGCTCAGCCGGGATGCCCGCTGCGACAGCATTCCCGGTCTGCAGATCGAGGCCGATGATGTGCGATGCACTCACGGTGCCACCACCGGGCGAGTCGACAGAGAACAGATCTTCTACGCCGAAAGTCGCGGCATCCGCGAGAAGGAAGCGATGCACATGATCGTGGAAGGCTTCTTCCAGCAGATCTATGACCGCATTCCAATCGAAGTCGTCCGGGAAACGCTCAGCCGCACCGTGCAGGGCAAGCTGGGGATTGAAACTGTCACCGCGCTGTGA
- the bshB1 gene encoding bacillithiol biosynthesis deacetylase BshB1 → MPSLDVLVVAPHPDDAEISVGGIIAVSRRQNLRVGVLDLTSGEPTPHGTPERRARETAEATAVLDLSWRRNLDLPNRSLQPTLEARRRIAEVFRETQPRIILAPYWQDAHPDHVAASSLCDEARFWAKLSRSDLAGDPFWPSTLLHYFSIHLRIHPAASVVVDISGQIEAKMQAVTAYRSQLIEGRPDQHPTAIDDIRDRARYWGWTIGRSYAEPLLNREQIGVASLQSLL, encoded by the coding sequence ATGCCGTCACTGGATGTTCTGGTCGTGGCACCGCATCCGGATGATGCCGAAATCAGCGTAGGCGGCATTATTGCTGTCTCTCGACGGCAGAATCTGCGAGTTGGCGTGCTGGATCTGACCTCCGGCGAGCCGACGCCGCACGGCACCCCGGAACGTCGAGCCCGGGAAACCGCCGAAGCAACTGCGGTGCTGGACCTTTCCTGGCGACGTAACCTGGATCTTCCAAACCGCAGCCTCCAGCCCACCCTGGAAGCTCGCCGCCGCATCGCGGAAGTCTTTCGGGAAACACAGCCTCGCATCATCCTGGCCCCGTATTGGCAGGACGCCCATCCCGACCATGTTGCAGCCAGCAGCCTTTGCGACGAAGCCAGGTTCTGGGCGAAACTCAGCCGCTCCGACCTTGCCGGAGATCCCTTCTGGCCGTCAACGCTGCTGCACTATTTCAGCATCCACCTGCGGATTCACCCGGCCGCGTCTGTCGTCGTCGACATTTCGGGGCAGATCGAAGCCAAGATGCAGGCCGTGACCGCCTACCGCAGCCAGTTGATTGAAGGCCGCCCGGATCAGCATCCAACCGCCATCGACGATATCCGCGACAGAGCTCGTTACTGGGGCTGGACCATCGGCCGAAGCTACGCAGAACCATTGCTGAATCGCGAACAAATCGGCGTCGCGTCGCTTCAAAGTCTGTTGTAG
- a CDS encoding ABC transporter ATP-binding protein has translation MSLLLENVRKAYREPDGNRLPVLGIERYELTRGEQAALVGSSGGGKTTLLNVISGILLPDAGKVVVDGRDISRLPEVVRDRFRAAKIGFVFQTFNLLPAFSALENVLLGMSFSGRGVDRAFAVSLLERVGLKNRLHHLPQRMSVGEQQRVSVARAMANKPVLLLADEPTANVDPANQELILNLIRDTCRENSVSLLMVTHAMEVATTFDRVDRLADFNKPETSVPGVTA, from the coding sequence ATGTCGCTGCTCCTTGAAAATGTCCGCAAGGCCTACCGCGAACCGGACGGCAACCGACTGCCGGTACTGGGTATCGAGCGGTACGAACTGACCCGCGGCGAACAGGCCGCGCTGGTGGGTTCCAGCGGTGGCGGCAAGACAACTCTGCTGAACGTGATCTCCGGGATTCTGCTGCCGGATGCAGGAAAGGTTGTTGTGGACGGCAGAGACATTTCTCGCCTGCCCGAAGTTGTCAGAGATCGCTTTCGGGCGGCGAAGATCGGATTTGTGTTCCAGACTTTTAACCTGCTGCCGGCGTTTTCCGCGCTGGAGAATGTTCTGCTGGGAATGTCTTTTTCCGGCCGCGGCGTCGACAGGGCGTTCGCGGTTTCCCTGCTGGAACGAGTCGGCCTGAAGAATCGTCTGCACCATCTTCCGCAGAGAATGTCCGTCGGCGAACAGCAGCGGGTTTCCGTCGCGCGGGCCATGGCAAACAAGCCCGTCCTGCTGCTGGCAGACGAACCGACCGCGAATGTCGATCCGGCCAATCAGGAACTGATCCTGAATCTGATCCGGGACACCTGCCGCGAAAACAGCGTTTCTCTGCTGATGGTAACGCATGCCATGGAAGTCGCCACCACCTTCGACCGGGTCGACCGCCTGGCCGACTTCAATAAGCCGGAAACGTCAGTTCCGGGAGTCACCGCATGA
- a CDS encoding FtsX-like permease family protein produces MNLLTIAWKSVKQRKLASLLTALSVALGVMAMVIVLVFASAVDGSFNQRAIGWDLIIGPQGSEQQLVLSAVYRIQGAIGNLPYAYWDEIKSDRRVVAAVPLAFGDATEQGAFPIVGTTGEYFQHDYMPDTPFQIRGKRINGLYDAIIGSEVARVNNWDVGTQFQIQHGGGDKHIHDDKFTVVAVIRQTGTPNDRTVFINLEGFLALDGHSKPVDEVRDRIQKFYAEDPTRRDALLAQLDDYREHLAEDEAAGVDHGHAHHHETPEAMKEVTAILVKMRSQFDTVSFNAQINDGFRAMSVNPIIPIRRLMVNLVGPIRNILMALTAMIILVSGVSIFVSIYNSMSDRRREIGIMRALGARRGSVFGIVLAESAVLCVFGGVAGWLAGHGLAVVLAPYASTRTGLLLNRWAVNPWEAVLFPVLLVLAVLVGFLPAMTAYRTNVADALGS; encoded by the coding sequence ATGAACCTGCTGACGATTGCCTGGAAAAGTGTGAAGCAAAGAAAGCTGGCGTCGCTGCTGACCGCGCTTAGCGTTGCACTGGGCGTCATGGCGATGGTGATCGTGCTGGTGTTCGCCAGCGCTGTTGACGGCAGCTTCAATCAGCGCGCGATCGGCTGGGACCTGATTATCGGGCCGCAGGGCAGTGAGCAGCAACTTGTGCTCAGCGCCGTGTATCGGATCCAGGGAGCAATCGGCAACCTGCCGTATGCCTACTGGGACGAAATCAAATCCGATCGACGCGTTGTCGCAGCCGTGCCGCTGGCATTCGGCGACGCGACGGAGCAGGGAGCGTTCCCGATTGTCGGCACGACGGGCGAGTATTTTCAGCATGACTACATGCCCGACACTCCCTTTCAGATCCGCGGCAAGCGAATCAACGGCCTGTACGATGCGATCATTGGCTCGGAAGTTGCGCGCGTCAATAACTGGGACGTCGGCACACAGTTTCAGATCCAGCATGGCGGCGGTGACAAGCATATTCACGATGACAAATTCACCGTCGTGGCGGTCATCAGACAGACGGGCACGCCGAATGATCGAACTGTCTTCATCAACCTGGAAGGTTTTCTGGCTCTGGACGGACATTCCAAACCGGTCGACGAGGTCCGTGACCGGATCCAGAAGTTCTATGCCGAAGATCCGACGCGCCGGGATGCGCTGCTCGCGCAACTGGACGACTATCGCGAGCATCTCGCGGAGGACGAAGCTGCCGGAGTCGACCACGGCCATGCTCATCATCACGAAACGCCCGAAGCCATGAAGGAAGTAACGGCGATTCTGGTAAAGATGCGGTCTCAGTTTGATACGGTCAGCTTCAACGCACAAATCAACGACGGATTCCGCGCGATGTCCGTCAACCCCATCATTCCCATCAGGCGGCTGATGGTGAATCTAGTGGGACCGATTCGAAACATTCTGATGGCGCTTACGGCGATGATCATCCTTGTCTCCGGGGTCAGTATCTTCGTGAGCATCTACAACAGCATGTCCGATCGTCGTCGAGAGATCGGCATCATGCGCGCTCTGGGTGCTCGCCGAGGCAGCGTGTTCGGAATCGTGCTGGCGGAATCCGCTGTGTTGTGCGTCTTCGGCGGTGTTGCCGGCTGGCTCGCTGGTCACGGGCTGGCGGTCGTGCTGGCTCCGTATGCCAGCACGCGTACCGGATTGCTGCTAAATCGATGGGCCGTCAATCCCTGGGAAGCCGTGCTGTTTCCGGTGTTGCTGGTGCTGGCGGTGTTGGTTGGCTTTCTGCCAGCGATGACCGCATACCGCACGAATGTCGCCGACGCACTGGGCAGTTGA
- the ettA gene encoding energy-dependent translational throttle protein EttA has protein sequence MAEQYIMTIEHLTRIYDEKEVLSDIWLAFYPGAKIGVLGINGSGKSTLLKIMAGEDKDFMGTVRPAKGIRIGYFPQEPRLDPRKTVGECVEEAVADSRAILDRFNAISMQLGEDMTPEQMEKLLDEQARVQDQIDAANLWELDRTLEIAADAMQLPSADAIVETLSGGEKRRVALCQLLLMNPDILLLDEPTNHLDASSIAWLEKFLDSFPGTVVAVTHDRYFLDNVAGWILEMDRGRGIPFEGNYTSWLEQKQKRLAQEERSESRRQKELKRELEWVRMSPKARSSKNKARLDRYKELAAREYDAREEAAQIQIPTSRPLGQQVVVAKNLKKSFGDRLLFEDMNFDLPPGGIVGVIGPNGAGKTTLFRMIMGQEQPDAGTLTIGETVSLSYVDQSRDALDAKKTVYQEISGGHDTLEVGKAKIHARSYCGRFNFKGSDQQKFVGNLSGGERNRVHLAKLLRSGGNLLLLDEPTNDLDVDTLRALEEGLSNFGGCAVVVSHDRWFLDRIATHILAFEGDGRVVWCEGNYRIYEQQRRERLGDAADAPAGGRFKPLSRV, from the coding sequence ATGGCTGAACAATACATCATGACGATCGAACACCTCACTCGCATTTATGACGAGAAAGAGGTGTTGTCCGACATCTGGCTGGCGTTCTACCCCGGCGCGAAGATCGGTGTGCTGGGCATCAACGGGTCCGGTAAGAGTACGCTGCTGAAGATCATGGCCGGCGAAGACAAGGACTTCATGGGCACGGTGCGTCCCGCGAAGGGCATCCGGATCGGCTACTTTCCGCAGGAACCCCGGCTCGATCCCAGGAAGACGGTCGGTGAATGTGTTGAAGAAGCCGTCGCCGATTCGCGGGCCATTCTGGATCGATTCAACGCAATCAGCATGCAGCTCGGTGAAGACATGACGCCGGAGCAAATGGAGAAACTGCTGGACGAACAGGCCAGAGTTCAGGATCAGATCGACGCGGCCAACCTGTGGGAACTGGACCGCACTCTGGAAATCGCTGCCGACGCGATGCAGCTTCCGTCCGCGGATGCCATCGTCGAAACGCTGTCCGGAGGCGAAAAACGCCGAGTCGCCCTGTGCCAGTTGCTGCTGATGAATCCCGACATTCTGCTGCTGGACGAACCGACCAACCATCTGGACGCGTCGTCGATCGCGTGGCTGGAAAAGTTTCTGGACAGTTTTCCGGGAACCGTCGTGGCGGTGACTCACGACCGCTATTTTCTGGACAACGTCGCCGGCTGGATTCTGGAGATGGATCGCGGCCGCGGCATTCCGTTTGAAGGCAATTACACATCGTGGCTCGAACAGAAGCAGAAGCGGCTGGCTCAGGAAGAACGTTCTGAAAGCCGGCGTCAGAAGGAACTGAAGCGCGAACTGGAATGGGTGAGGATGTCGCCGAAAGCCCGTTCGTCCAAGAACAAGGCACGACTGGATCGGTACAAGGAACTGGCGGCACGCGAATATGATGCCCGCGAAGAAGCCGCTCAGATTCAAATCCCGACGTCGCGCCCGCTGGGCCAGCAGGTTGTTGTGGCAAAGAACCTGAAGAAGTCGTTCGGCGATCGGCTGCTGTTCGAAGACATGAATTTCGATCTGCCGCCGGGAGGAATCGTGGGAGTGATCGGACCCAACGGTGCCGGCAAGACGACGCTGTTCCGCATGATCATGGGTCAGGAACAGCCGGACGCCGGTACTCTGACGATCGGGGAAACGGTTTCTCTTTCGTATGTCGACCAGTCCCGCGATGCCCTGGATGCGAAGAAGACCGTGTATCAGGAGATCTCCGGCGGTCACGATACGCTGGAAGTCGGAAAGGCGAAGATTCACGCCCGCAGCTATTGCGGACGTTTCAACTTCAAAGGCTCCGATCAGCAGAAGTTCGTCGGCAACCTGTCCGGAGGAGAACGCAACCGCGTTCATCTTGCCAAGCTGCTTCGATCCGGCGGCAACCTGCTGCTGCTGGACGAACCGACCAACGACCTGGACGTCGACACGCTGCGAGCTCTGGAAGAAGGCCTGTCGAATTTCGGCGGCTGCGCTGTGGTTGTCAGCCACGATCGCTGGTTTCTGGACCGCATCGCCACGCACATCCTGGCGTTTGAAGGTGACGGTCGCGTCGTCTGGTGCGAAGGCAATTATCGCATTTACGAACAGCAGCGCCGCGAACGTCTCGGCGACGCAGCCGATGCTCCCGCCGGCGGACGGTTCAAACCGCTCAGTCGAGTGTGA
- a CDS encoding putative molybdenum carrier protein, protein MAKQQTPRRRKPVAVSRVISGGQTGVDRAALDAAIAAEIDIGGWCPRGRRAEDGRVPVEYPLLETAARSYAVRTEWNVRDADGTLVVVLDDISSGTRLTIDVARKLEKPLLVIHLLPPTQRTLLSETISGCDHIPSVVDWVRRNRIRVLNVAGPRASSDANVYPQALEFLQQLFAELSRTYAASKKHG, encoded by the coding sequence ATGGCGAAACAGCAGACGCCGCGCCGCAGAAAGCCGGTCGCGGTCTCACGCGTGATTTCCGGTGGACAGACAGGAGTCGACCGAGCCGCGCTGGATGCCGCGATCGCCGCCGAAATCGACATCGGCGGCTGGTGTCCCCGCGGACGCCGGGCGGAAGACGGACGTGTTCCCGTCGAATACCCGCTGCTGGAAACGGCCGCCCGATCGTACGCTGTCCGTACGGAATGGAACGTTCGCGATGCGGACGGAACACTGGTCGTCGTGCTGGATGACATCAGCAGCGGCACGCGACTGACCATCGACGTCGCTCGGAAACTGGAAAAGCCGCTGCTGGTGATTCACCTTCTGCCGCCGACGCAGCGCACTCTGCTTTCCGAAACGATTTCCGGCTGCGATCACATTCCGTCAGTTGTCGACTGGGTTCGCCGCAATAGAATTCGCGTCCTCAACGTGGCCGGGCCGCGAGCCAGTTCGGACGCGAACGTCTACCCGCAGGCACTGGAATTTCTTCAACAACTCTTCGCTGAACTGAGCCGAACGTACGCGGCAAGCAAAAAGCATGGCTGA
- a CDS encoding DUF255 domain-containing protein, whose amino-acid sequence MSESAFFGSSRTLFSLLIFLVPMICSADDPSRPANRLAAESSPYLLLHAHNPVDWYPWGPEALERAKREDKPIFLSIGYSSCYWCHVMERKVFSNERIAKFMNEHFVNIKVDREERPDVDDIYMTGLLVYQQLAGNGGGGGWPLSLFLTPEGDPIAGATYLPPEDTPDGRTGFLTAAGRISELWGTRRADLQRTAKLVSGEVRRLSLPAADVESVALNDKLVQTAVNDITSLYDPEWGGVDFDARQPDGARFPNVPRLQLLLDIYEQTDDPTLLKIVNHSLTSMARGGIRDHLAGGFHRYSTDRRWHVPHFEKMLYDQAQLLSVYSRAAAVTNDPLFRTVSVEIADFVRREMTTPQGAFSSALDAETNAIEGKYYVWTKEEVTEALGAEDAGPFCRVYGMNDSNSFEHGFVLHLPQDIAAVAKEIGIPAEELEARLQTCRSKLLELRSKRERPLLDDKVLTAWNAMMIQSLAESGRLLDRHQDIASAASAADFLLKNLRDDNGHLQRTWRAGEARYQAYLDDYAFLTAALLELHRATGEARWLQEATELAGQQVSRFYDADLHLFYFTASDHENLIARTSPVYDSVFPSGNSVTIRNLLKLTNAGTLTDAEVIAESMLQRFAPMIEKSPASTAGLAAALNDWLRHSEKQAAAEASAPQISTRPAITPQARPLVAARYRLAVAEEGATGQTPADDLPVADDGNHDETIEQTAFRPVLPAVPQIGGFNRDEKLKPLTVKIYPMYDKLPRGEKVLIALELQIKDGWHINSNPSSPDFLKPTLVKLTTKQKVKLTRIKYPKHKELEVIGSDEPYHVYDGHVIVYGLLEIDAAETAEKAELEFEVAFQACNERECLPPDKVVMKGKLPLANPGDPIRKIHADKFPKPKKDGEGDEESENPDGDLSGP is encoded by the coding sequence ATGTCCGAATCAGCTTTCTTTGGCTCAAGCCGCACTTTGTTCAGCCTGCTGATTTTCCTGGTTCCGATGATCTGCAGCGCGGATGATCCGAGCCGGCCCGCAAACCGCCTCGCAGCCGAATCCAGCCCGTATCTGCTGCTGCATGCCCACAACCCCGTGGACTGGTACCCGTGGGGGCCGGAAGCTCTGGAACGTGCAAAGCGCGAAGACAAGCCGATCTTCCTGTCGATCGGCTACAGCAGTTGCTACTGGTGCCATGTGATGGAACGCAAGGTGTTCTCGAATGAACGCATTGCGAAGTTCATGAACGAACACTTCGTCAACATCAAGGTGGACCGCGAGGAACGGCCGGATGTTGACGACATCTACATGACCGGATTGCTTGTGTATCAGCAACTTGCCGGAAACGGCGGTGGCGGCGGGTGGCCGCTGTCGCTGTTTCTGACTCCCGAAGGCGATCCGATTGCCGGAGCTACCTACCTGCCTCCTGAAGACACTCCGGACGGTCGCACGGGATTTCTGACGGCTGCCGGTCGAATTTCCGAACTCTGGGGAACGCGCCGGGCCGATCTGCAGCGGACCGCAAAACTGGTCTCAGGGGAAGTCAGACGACTGAGTCTGCCCGCCGCCGACGTGGAATCTGTGGCGCTGAATGACAAACTGGTTCAGACGGCCGTCAACGATATCACCAGCCTCTACGATCCCGAATGGGGCGGTGTCGATTTTGACGCACGGCAGCCGGATGGGGCGAGGTTTCCCAACGTGCCGCGGCTGCAACTGCTTCTGGACATCTATGAACAGACGGACGATCCGACGCTGCTGAAGATTGTGAACCATTCGCTGACCAGCATGGCTCGCGGCGGAATTCGCGATCACCTGGCGGGAGGATTTCATCGCTACAGCACCGATCGGCGATGGCACGTGCCTCACTTCGAAAAGATGCTCTACGACCAGGCACAGTTGCTGAGCGTGTATTCGCGAGCCGCCGCCGTCACCAACGATCCGCTGTTCCGGACAGTGTCGGTCGAGATCGCGGATTTCGTCCGGCGCGAAATGACGACTCCGCAGGGAGCGTTCAGTTCCGCTCTGGACGCGGAAACCAATGCGATCGAAGGGAAGTACTACGTCTGGACGAAGGAAGAAGTCACCGAAGCGCTCGGCGCGGAGGACGCCGGTCCGTTTTGTCGCGTGTACGGGATGAACGACTCGAACTCCTTCGAACACGGGTTCGTGTTGCATCTGCCGCAGGACATCGCCGCAGTAGCGAAGGAAATCGGGATACCGGCGGAGGAACTGGAAGCTCGGCTTCAAACCTGCAGGTCAAAACTCCTCGAATTGCGATCAAAGCGCGAACGCCCACTGCTGGATGACAAGGTTCTGACCGCGTGGAATGCAATGATGATCCAGTCCCTGGCGGAAAGCGGCCGGCTGCTGGATCGACACCAGGACATTGCCTCCGCCGCGTCCGCCGCTGACTTTCTGCTAAAGAACCTGCGGGACGACAATGGCCACCTGCAACGAACGTGGCGAGCGGGTGAAGCCAGATATCAGGCTTACCTGGATGACTACGCATTTCTGACCGCAGCCCTGCTGGAGTTGCATCGCGCCACTGGGGAAGCGCGCTGGCTGCAGGAAGCAACGGAACTCGCCGGACAGCAGGTCAGTCGCTTCTACGACGCCGACCTGCATCTCTTCTACTTTACGGCCAGCGATCACGAAAACCTGATCGCTCGCACGAGCCCTGTCTATGATTCTGTGTTCCCGTCGGGCAACAGCGTGACAATTCGCAACCTGCTGAAGCTGACTAATGCCGGAACGCTGACAGACGCCGAAGTCATCGCTGAATCCATGCTGCAGAGGTTCGCACCGATGATCGAAAAGTCGCCGGCGTCGACTGCGGGTCTGGCTGCAGCTTTGAATGACTGGCTGCGACATTCGGAAAAACAAGCCGCTGCGGAAGCATCCGCGCCGCAGATCTCCACGCGACCGGCAATCACGCCTCAGGCACGTCCTCTGGTTGCTGCACGTTATCGATTGGCTGTCGCGGAAGAGGGCGCTACCGGCCAAACACCGGCCGATGACCTGCCGGTCGCGGACGATGGAAACCACGACGAGACGATTGAACAGACCGCGTTTCGCCCGGTTCTTCCGGCGGTTCCGCAGATTGGCGGGTTCAACCGGGATGAAAAGCTCAAACCGCTGACCGTCAAGATTTACCCGATGTACGACAAGCTTCCGCGAGGCGAGAAGGTCCTGATTGCGCTTGAACTGCAGATCAAAGATGGCTGGCACATTAACTCCAACCCGTCGTCACCCGACTTTCTGAAGCCGACTCTCGTCAAGCTGACCACGAAGCAGAAGGTGAAGCTGACTCGAATCAAATACCCGAAGCACAAGGAGCTGGAAGTGATCGGGTCTGATGAGCCGTACCACGTGTACGACGGCCATGTGATCGTCTACGGACTGCTGGAGATCGATGCGGCCGAAACTGCGGAGAAGGCGGAATTGGAATTCGAAGTCGCGTTTCAGGCGTGCAACGAAAGAGAATGTCTGCCGCCGGATAAGGTTGTGATGAAGGGCAAACTGCCTCTGGCAAACCCCGGAGATCCGATCCGGAAGATCCATGCGGACAAGTTTCCGAAGCCGAAGAAGGACGGCGAAGGCGACGAAGAGAGCGAGAATCCCGACGGTGATCTGTCGGGTCCGTGA
- a CDS encoding PQQ-dependent sugar dehydrogenase: protein MKKIVAIAILLSGSACAGNEFKDVRQESLNVSTERAFENLIFERPIVVTHAGDGTNRLFVAEQEGTIKVIPGDQDVEEADVFLNIRKKVVYKDNQNEEGLLGFAFHPKYSQNGEFFLYYTTTDAEHTSVISRFRVSKDDPNKADPASEEEIMRIPQPFWNHNGGTIVFGPDGYLYVGLGDGGLANDPQGNGQNLLTLLGSILRIDVDHKADGKNYAIPKDNPFIGKQVPAGRQGETRPARPEIYAYGLRNVWRMAFDRETGRLWAGDVGQNLWEEINIIEKGGNYGWNTREATHWFHPDGNDVNRTDLIDPIWEYHHDVGKSITGGTVYRGQRVPELSGKYVYADYVTGRFWALEYDEKSGKAVANYSLKSPGDPLPVMSFGEDEKGDVYFTTPFGQLYRFKSGNE from the coding sequence GTGAAGAAAATTGTCGCGATCGCAATTCTGCTTTCAGGATCGGCGTGTGCCGGAAATGAATTTAAGGACGTCAGACAGGAATCTCTCAACGTCAGCACGGAGCGCGCTTTTGAAAATCTGATCTTCGAACGTCCGATCGTCGTGACTCACGCCGGCGATGGTACCAATCGACTGTTTGTCGCCGAACAGGAAGGCACCATCAAAGTCATTCCCGGCGATCAGGATGTCGAGGAAGCAGACGTGTTCCTCAATATCCGAAAGAAGGTCGTCTACAAGGACAACCAGAACGAAGAAGGCCTGCTGGGTTTTGCATTCCATCCGAAATACAGCCAGAACGGCGAGTTCTTCCTGTACTACACAACCACGGACGCGGAACACACCTCCGTGATCTCGCGATTCCGAGTCTCAAAGGATGACCCCAATAAAGCCGACCCTGCCTCCGAAGAAGAAATCATGAGAATCCCGCAGCCGTTCTGGAATCACAACGGCGGCACCATCGTCTTTGGACCTGACGGGTACCTGTACGTGGGTCTCGGCGACGGCGGACTCGCCAACGATCCACAGGGCAACGGACAGAATCTGCTCACGCTGCTCGGTTCCATCCTGCGGATCGATGTTGACCACAAAGCCGATGGCAAAAACTACGCCATCCCCAAAGACAATCCGTTCATCGGAAAGCAGGTGCCCGCCGGACGTCAGGGGGAAACCAGACCTGCGCGACCGGAAATCTATGCCTATGGCCTGCGAAATGTCTGGCGAATGGCGTTCGACCGTGAAACCGGCAGGCTGTGGGCCGGCGATGTGGGACAAAACCTGTGGGAAGAAATCAACATCATCGAAAAGGGCGGCAACTACGGCTGGAATACCAGGGAAGCCACTCACTGGTTCCATCCCGACGGCAATGATGTCAATCGCACCGACCTGATTGATCCGATCTGGGAATACCACCACGATGTTGGCAAGTCCATCACCGGAGGCACCGTCTATCGCGGGCAGCGGGTCCCGGAACTATCGGGAAAGTATGTCTACGCCGACTATGTCACCGGCCGGTTCTGGGCACTGGAATATGATGAAAAGAGCGGGAAGGCAGTTGCCAATTATTCGCTGAAATCGCCGGGTGATCCGCTGCCTGTGATGAGTTTCGGCGAAGATGAAAAAGGTGACGTCTACTTCACAACGCCGTTCGGACAGTTGTACCGGTTCAAGTCGGGCAACGAATGA